One Paenibacillus riograndensis SBR5 DNA segment encodes these proteins:
- a CDS encoding carbohydrate ABC transporter permease translates to MKIKKWRADAQALLFLLPFLIVYGLFTIWPMFKGVEMTFYKWTLIRKMDFLGWDNYSKVLQDREVWEALGHSLIFVVLTTPTMLVLSISLALIANRKSMLQKFYRSIFFIPSVLSVAVASYLGLFVFQPYTGLVNSVLHLIHLLPGGTEIFWLTETRLAWIAITLITLWWTVGFNFILHLSAIQEIPDEIYEAARLDGAGDRQMFWRITLPYLAPITKTITMLQIIASFKVFMQIYIVTGGGPLDSTRPIIQLIYQTGFKSNDLGYAATMSYLLFVILLVLSALQYWMNNRKGAEL, encoded by the coding sequence ATGAAGATAAAAAAATGGAGGGCGGATGCGCAGGCGCTGCTGTTCCTGCTTCCCTTTCTGATTGTATATGGCCTGTTCACCATCTGGCCGATGTTCAAAGGCGTGGAAATGACTTTTTACAAATGGACCCTGATCCGCAAAATGGACTTTCTCGGCTGGGACAACTACAGCAAGGTCCTGCAGGACCGGGAGGTATGGGAAGCGCTTGGACATTCGCTGATCTTTGTTGTGCTGACAACACCGACTATGCTTGTGCTGTCAATATCACTGGCGCTGATTGCCAACCGGAAGTCCATGCTGCAAAAGTTTTACCGCAGTATTTTCTTCATTCCCAGTGTGCTGTCCGTTGCGGTAGCTTCCTATTTGGGCTTGTTCGTATTCCAGCCGTATACCGGACTGGTGAATTCCGTGCTCCATTTAATTCATCTGCTTCCCGGGGGGACAGAAATATTTTGGCTGACGGAAACCCGTCTCGCCTGGATTGCCATTACACTGATCACCCTCTGGTGGACAGTAGGCTTCAACTTTATTCTGCATTTATCGGCGATTCAGGAAATTCCGGACGAAATTTACGAGGCGGCCCGCCTTGACGGAGCGGGGGACCGGCAGATGTTCTGGCGGATTACGCTTCCGTATCTGGCTCCGATTACGAAGACGATTACCATGCTGCAGATTATCGCTTCGTTCAAGGTGTTCATGCAGATTTATATTGTGACAGGCGGCGGACCGCTCGACTCGACCCGGCCGATTATTCAGCTGATCTATCAGACCGGCTTCAAGAGCAATGATCTGGGCTATGCGGCGACCATGTCCTATCTGCTGTTTGTGATTCTGCTGGTGCTGTCGGCGCTGCAATATTGGATGAATAACCGCAAAGGAGCGGAGCTG
- a CDS encoding ArsR/SmtB family transcription factor, with protein MLELGFGDPEKLVAVAHALSTRSRVDILHLLNSQNLNVIEIAEALKLPVSTVASNVKVLEAARLINTELLPASRGAMKVCSRNYDDIHISLNEEKAVRKGAVSVYEIEVPIGHYSDCEVSPTCGMADAEAMLVREDEPAGFYHPKHVGAQIIWFRKGYIEYLLPVEVPKGSRVESLEVSMEICSEAPNYDNNWPSDISVWINGVEIGMWTSPGDFGGRRGKLNPAWWWDSSTQYGLLKTWRVDRDKTTLDMEKVSDVSLSQLNLTQSPKIRLRIGVNPESVHQGGVNLFGRSFGDYPQEILMKLSFTSDEEDQNH; from the coding sequence GTGCTTGAACTAGGTTTTGGCGATCCGGAGAAGCTGGTGGCAGTGGCGCATGCATTGTCGACCCGTTCCCGGGTCGATATTCTCCATTTGCTGAATTCGCAGAATTTGAACGTAATTGAAATCGCAGAGGCACTGAAGCTGCCTGTATCTACGGTGGCCAGCAATGTGAAGGTGCTGGAAGCGGCCCGGCTGATCAATACGGAGCTGCTGCCTGCTTCCCGCGGGGCGATGAAGGTATGCAGCCGCAATTACGATGATATACATATTTCCCTGAATGAGGAGAAGGCTGTGCGCAAGGGGGCTGTGAGTGTCTATGAAATTGAGGTGCCGATCGGCCATTACAGCGATTGCGAGGTATCGCCGACCTGCGGCATGGCTGATGCGGAAGCCATGCTGGTCCGCGAGGATGAACCGGCGGGCTTTTACCATCCTAAGCATGTAGGCGCGCAGATTATCTGGTTCCGCAAAGGATATATCGAATATTTGCTCCCGGTGGAAGTGCCGAAGGGCTCAAGAGTCGAATCGCTGGAGGTGTCGATGGAGATTTGCTCGGAAGCGCCTAATTACGACAATAACTGGCCGTCGGATATATCGGTATGGATCAACGGGGTCGAGATAGGCATGTGGACAAGCCCCGGTGATTTCGGGGGCAGACGGGGCAAGCTGAATCCGGCCTGGTGGTGGGATTCCTCTACACAATACGGGCTGCTCAAGACATGGAGGGTCGACAGGGACAAGACAACACTCGATATGGAAAAAGTATCGGATGTAAGCCTGAGCCAGCTTAATCTGACCCAAAGCCCGAAGATCCGGCTGCGCATTGGCGTGAATCCGGAATCTGTACATCAAGGCGGCGTCAATTTGTTCGGCCGGAGCTTCGGCGACTATCCCCAGGAAATTTTGATGAAGCTGAGCTTTACCAGTGACGAAGAAGATCAGAACCATTAG
- a CDS encoding ABC transporter substrate-binding protein encodes MKKRNTGFLALTFMLSFSLVLGACGSNNNAGGATGGNTGSSPAPSADNSTGGNTGTEGSGEAVNLSFWTLFDGGDGDNMQKLVDEFNKSHPDIKVKNTKLVWAEYYTKLITAVGNGNGPDIGISHTSRLPDLINQGVVTDLDAVAGEAGVDWTTFNQNLLDATVVDGKHYAVPIDTHPFIMYYNKKLLKEAGLLGDDGKPVLEQSADGFLAFLKTLKEKLPAKTTPFALSNSNDDPYRLWWALYSQLGGNDLVSDDLKKAEIDKAKGIQAAEYIQKLFTEGYIKKNDPDFYKNFQSGTAAIMMTGVWATGTWEATKGLEFGAMPIPKLFGQEATWGDSHTIILPLTKSEDPAKRKAALIFADYIAENGQIWAKAGHIPSKPSVLEKQEYKDMPYRSDYAAVAGTVKFNKPSTKNWQIRDNVSFKILNEVWANKMKPAEAMDKMEAGVQKELDK; translated from the coding sequence ATGAAGAAAAGAAACACGGGTTTTCTGGCTTTAACCTTCATGCTCTCATTTTCACTGGTACTCGGCGCTTGCGGCAGCAATAACAATGCCGGAGGCGCAACAGGCGGCAACACAGGCAGCAGCCCCGCTCCTTCTGCGGACAACAGCACAGGGGGGAATACAGGAACTGAAGGCAGCGGTGAAGCCGTCAACCTATCATTCTGGACCTTGTTCGACGGCGGCGACGGGGACAACATGCAGAAGCTGGTTGATGAATTCAACAAAAGCCACCCTGACATCAAGGTGAAGAACACGAAGCTCGTCTGGGCGGAATACTACACCAAGCTGATTACCGCTGTGGGCAACGGCAACGGCCCGGATATCGGCATTTCCCACACCTCCCGGCTGCCGGATCTGATCAACCAGGGAGTTGTAACTGATCTGGACGCAGTGGCCGGAGAAGCAGGCGTCGACTGGACGACTTTTAATCAGAATCTGCTGGATGCAACGGTTGTGGACGGCAAACATTATGCCGTGCCGATTGATACCCATCCTTTTATTATGTACTACAACAAAAAACTGCTGAAGGAAGCGGGGCTGCTGGGCGATGACGGCAAACCGGTGCTTGAGCAGTCCGCAGACGGTTTCCTGGCCTTTTTGAAGACATTGAAGGAGAAGCTTCCGGCCAAAACGACCCCGTTTGCCCTTTCCAATTCCAATGATGATCCTTACCGCTTGTGGTGGGCGCTGTATTCACAGCTTGGCGGCAATGATCTGGTATCCGATGATCTGAAGAAAGCCGAAATCGACAAGGCGAAAGGCATCCAAGCGGCTGAATATATTCAGAAGCTGTTCACTGAAGGCTATATCAAGAAAAACGATCCTGACTTCTATAAAAACTTCCAGAGCGGCACTGCGGCGATCATGATGACCGGCGTTTGGGCCACCGGAACCTGGGAAGCTACGAAGGGGCTGGAGTTCGGAGCGATGCCGATTCCCAAGCTGTTCGGCCAGGAAGCGACCTGGGGCGATTCCCACACGATTATTTTGCCGCTGACCAAGTCCGAAGACCCTGCCAAACGAAAAGCCGCATTGATCTTTGCCGACTATATAGCTGAGAACGGGCAGATTTGGGCAAAAGCGGGCCATATTCCCTCCAAACCATCGGTTCTGGAGAAGCAGGAATACAAAGACATGCCTTACCGCAGCGATTATGCCGCTGTTGCCGGTACGGTGAAATTCAACAAACCGTCGACTAAGAACTGGCAGATCCGTGATAATGTCTCCTTCAAAATCCTCAATGAAGTATGGGCTAATAAAATGAAGCCGGCTGAAGCCATGGACAAAATGGAGGCAGGCGTGCAGAAAGAGCTGGATAAATAG